The Anas acuta chromosome 7, bAnaAcu1.1, whole genome shotgun sequence genome has a window encoding:
- the LOC137859715 gene encoding beta-microseminoprotein-like — protein sequence MCSMSLLQKNFLAFLLAMGIIVTLSDAYCFTKINKPGESDKGCVLDGKVYPFGHISRTDDCFRCTCTQSQISCCSLFHTPVGYDKEKCKIVFNKRSCNYDVVEKNDPSKECFVHSRVG from the exons ATGTGCTCCATGTCTCTTTTACAGAAAAACTTTCTCGCATTCCTTCTTGCAATGGGCATCATTGTGACACTGAGTGATGCATActgctttacaaaaataaacaagccaGGGGAGTCTGACAAAG GCTGTGTCCTGGATGGAAAAGTGTACCCATTTGGACATATCTCAAGGACAGATGATTGCTTCCGATGCACCTGCACCCAAAGCCAAATATCTTGCTGCTCCCT CTTTCATACTCCTGTTGGTtatgataaagaaaaatgtaaaattgttttcaacAAGAGAAGCTGCAACTATGATGTTGTGGAGAAGAATGACCCCTCCAAGGAGTGCTTTGTCCACAGTCGTGTGGGTTAA
- the LOC137859246 gene encoding beta-microseminoprotein-like: MKTFLACLLVLSVSVEVSNAACYVEPLKPVNPGDEIKGCYDSKGELHEFDSQWKTEDCYECSCSREGIDCCAIYSTPVGYDKEKCVSIFNKETCTYEVVEKNDHSKTCPVYEMVG; encoded by the exons ATG AAAACCTTCTTGGCCTGCCTTCTTGTTCTTTCTGTTAGCGTGGAAGTGTCCAATGCTGCTTGCTACGTTGAACCGTTGAAGCCAGTGAATCCTGGTGATGAGATCAAAG GCTGCTATGACTCAAAGGGAGAGCTGCATGAATTTGATTCCCAGTGGAAGACTGAGGACTGCTATGAGTGCTCCTGTTCAAGGGAGGGGATTGACTGCTGCGCCAT CTATTCAACACCAGTTGGTTATGATAAAGAGAAATGTGTAAGCATTTTCAACAAGGAGACCTGCACTTATGAAGTAGTGGAGAAAAATGATCACTCAAAAACATGCCCAGTATATGAGATGGTGGGCTAA